From the genome of Schistocerca piceifrons isolate TAMUIC-IGC-003096 chromosome 6, iqSchPice1.1, whole genome shotgun sequence:
ggtcatCAGCAGTGGGTAGCgagcaggtgcttaaaacatcaatgtggacctgtgctgtgatagtgacacttaaaacatcaaggggtgcaagccgcctccatgaaaaacacgaccacaccataacaccgccacctccgagttttactgttggcactacatacgctggcagatgatgttcactggttattcgccttacccacatcctgccatcagatagccacattgtgtaccgtgattcgtcacaccaaacaacgtttttccactgttcaatcttccaaagtttacgctccttacaccaagagaggcgtcgtttggcatttaccagcgtgatgtgtggcttatgagcagccgctcgaccatcaatCCAAGtattgtcacctcccgcctaattgtcatagtacttgcagtggccggccgaagtggccgcgcggttctggcgctgcagtctggaaccgcgagaccgctacggtcgcaggttcgaatcctgcctcgggcatggatgtgtgtgttgtccttaggttagttaggtttaactagttctaagttctaggggactaatgagctcagcagttgagtcccatagtgctcagagccatttgaaccatttttttgaacttgcagtggatcatgatgcagtttggaattcctgtgtgacggtctggatagatgtctgcctattacacattacgaccctcttcaactgtcggcggtctctgtcagtcaacagatgaggtcggcctgtacgctttcgtgctgtatgtgtcccttcacgtttccatttcactatcgtatcggaaacaatggacttagtgatgtttaggagtgttgaaatctcgtgtacagacgtatgacacaggtgacatccaatcacctgaccacgttcgaagtccgtgagttccgcggagcgtcccattctgctctcttacgatatctaacgactactgaggtcgctgatatggagtacctggcagtaggtgacagcacaatgcacctaatatgaaaaagtatggttttgggggtatccggatactttagatcacatagtgtacatgagaGTTGCGTTGTTGCAGCACAAACGTGCTATAATCGTACGTAACTACTCGACAGGTCGTGATTTACGATTCGTGGAGAAGGAATATATAGcacaatgtttctttggtgttaaaCTCACGACGAACACAGATCAGGATATTATGTCAACAAATAAACGAGAAAATAAGCGACATATTACTTCATATGTGCATATAATGTTTATTTTAACATTTCCTACATGTTCATTTCGTAAATACAAATGATGAACCGCCAATAAAGCAAGTCTTCAGTTGTACACTGAGGGGTTATTTACTACATATGCTGTAATACTAGCACGACAAAGGCAACCGCATCGCCTTGCGTGCAAACAATGCAGCGACGATTATTTATTTCCGTAGCCTTAATTGTTTCTTCTGGCGTAACCTGAAAAACACATCACTGGATGTGAGGCAATAATATTTTCCCGCATTGTACCTCTCATTGTTACACCTTGTATTGTTCCCCTTTCAATCACCTGCGTTCGTAGGCTCTTTATGTGACTGTCGAAATCAGCTTTCTGAAGTAAGCATGCCGTTTAGCCCTGAACACGCCACATTTGCTGTTGCATTGGTGGAAAATGGTCGCAGCGCGCATTACGGTGGGGAAGTATGAGAACTACACCTTCCAGGACTTCCAGAACCGTAAGATAGTACAGGAAAACTCGAGGCTATGCAAGGAAACCAGAATCAGGCCCGATAAGATCAATACTGCCAAGAGATTATCACTTCTTGCAACTTCACGTTCTCTGCAACCGTCACACTACCGCCGCTGAAGCACGAACTCTACTCCGTTAACTTCGATGGGGTCAATGTCATGTGTGCGAACTGTCCATTGAAGACTGGAAGCAGTCAATCTTCACGCTAAGAAACACAGCTCGACTACGTTTTACAAGGTAACATCGCGGCTGCCGAGCACAACAATAAGAACGAATGTCGTTCATCGATGAATAGCGATTTAGCCTGCGGTCTCCTGACGGTAAAGTGATGGTGTGGAGAAGGGCTGGGAAAATGTAGTGCCCTTGCACATCTTCATCCAGGACGCCTTTTCACTGTGGTGCTCTGATGGTGTGGGCAGGAATCAATAAAACCACAAGAAGGATTTCACCTTCAGTGAGGCAGGAAGCCTTACAACAGATCAGTACGTGGAGAAAATCCTTTTGGAGCATGTTGCGCCTTACACTATATTTATTGGTAATGATTTTACATACCAGAAATGCATGCTCACATCGCGAGAACTGCAGGAGTTGGATGAAGGCCTGCTCGAAGCTCTGATTTGAATCCTATTGAACATATGTGGAATCTGCTGGGAAGAAAGGCCTGTCAGCTCTATTCAGAGATCATTCTGGTCCTATGTGAGGCCCTACTGAAAGTATGGTAGATGATTCCTCAAGAGGACAGGGCAGCTTTACTCAGAAGTATGCTTGAAAGGTTCGATGATTGATTGGTGTCAGAGAAAGTAATACACATTTGAAGGCGCAGAGAGAAGTCTGAAGCGAAGTGTAGAAAATAGAGGTGCATTACCTTCATGAGCCTCTTCAAAATTTGCTTTAAGTGCAAATCCATTCGTGTTACTTCTGTATCTCTGGCTTAATTTATTTATAATCGTTTTATTATTCCTTGTTAGATACCTATGTGGGAACgtaccataatattttattttaaaatagtagATTATTGTCAtaaaaatgactgaaatttaaaatACTTTAAGAAATTGGAAGTGTTGCATTTTTCGTGACGGTCACTCTACCGCATAATTCAAAAAGAAATAACAGTTTATTACAAACGATAAAAGACGGAAACACATTGCACAGCCCATTGGGTAGAGGAAGGCTCAAAGTCTTGACATTGGTGCGCTGCTGTTAGTTTGtagtaacattgcaaccacacaggAGAAGAAATCATTTTGCGCGTTGGCATTTGCGCGAAGTCAACACATCGTTCAAGTGCATTGTGGATTCCACTGACGATCAGCtagaagccgcctctgcacaagcaaATTTATGACCGgtgtacaaaattcttggaagctggCGGCATCTGCAAAAGGAAGAGTACTGGTCGGCCACGCgcatctgatgaaaatgtcgagcgtatcagttcacacggagccctcgtaAGTCCACAAGACAGGAAGGCCTCGAACTTCAACTTCCTTAAACAAAGGTGAGgtgtgttctgaaacgacgcctgcatatgaagccttaaaAAGTTCCATTTACTGAAGCAATTGCGTCCCGACGACTAAAATAGAaggtacaaattttgcatttcaatGCTCAAGGTTAAGTCAGACGTCACTTTTTCCGAATAACTCATCTTTTCGGACAAATCGACTTCTATCTATCGGGTACAGTAAAACGCCATAATGCAAGGATTTGGGGTCGCAAAATCCTGGCGTTGTCGTCGAACAGGAAAAGGCTCACCGAAGCAACGTGTTTGGTGCCGTTTATGTTCACCAAGTTTATGAACCTTCCTTTTTTGCAGAGAAAACTGTGACAGGAAAGTCATACCTGGATAtgctacaaaactggttgtttcattaacttcacgaagattccagtTGTTCTAATTTTCATGCATGATGGCGCCCCACCCCGCTTTCACCTTGAGGTGTGACGTTATCTTAACAACACAGTTCCACTAATCTGGATTGCAAGAGGTGGACAACAAAATCTTgatcattgcttttggcctcccggGTCACCAGACCTTACACTTCGCAATTTTTTTCTGTGGTGGTCGTGCGTAGAATGAAATGGACTATCATTTTggtgtttctcgagcaacgcatggtgctaACATTTAGTACCTGGCATATTATCTGTGCTGCGAACATAAAACTTcaaaccttcctctatccagtgacatgtttCTATCCATCATGGTttgtaataaataactgaaatcTGGTCTTTCTTTTGGAATCAGCCTGTACATCTGTTACAGTTTTACTTTTATTTGACAGTCGTCCCACAACTTGCTACCGACTTTTCCTTTGACTGAAGTCTACATCAGTTAGGCGTTGGTAGAAATCTTCCGGGTCTACTTTTAGATGCCAAACCAAAGACAATTGGTTAGCCTTTTGTTGAAACATTCCTTTTCTGTAGTCAATCCCTTCTCACTATAAGGTTTCTCGAAGTTGGGTAACAGTGGATACACCTCAGAGCCTACAAATACGTACGGAGCTTCAAATTTCGTTTGAGCCACGAAGCTAAGTTCCAGGACGTCCGATTTTGCCCTTTAGTAGCATGTGGAGTGTAGATATTTGAAATGTGTTATCATCATTCTGCATACCAAACCCACCGACACCGGTAGTTATGAACCTCTTGTTGGAGAATGAAGAAGAAATTATTGCAACTGAAAACATCGATCCTAAATTCTTTGGACACGATTCTGACAGTATTTGGAAAGTTTCATATATTATAAAGTTCTTCCGCTTTTTCTCTGAAAGTCTCCTTTGTTGGCATAAttatttgcttttgttgctgttcctcCCACATTGCAAGAATGTAGTCCCAGCAAGCACGTTGATAGCCATTAATACACCCACTCCAAAACTGTATGCAACACCCAAAAGGGATCCAGTGGCTTGTCACCAAAAAGAAATCGTAAAGTAATataagttttaattttaattttgctttATCACCTGTGATACTGGTATGAGGTTAGAATACTGAATCATCAAAAATAATTCGTTTTCAGAGACCGTGCTAAGAAAGAAATGGAAGTATCTGAGAGACCAGTTTGCAGTAGAACTTGGAAGAAAACCAGCATCAAGATGGCCttatttacatttgttaatgtttTTGGAGGACTTTGTGAAAGTTAGAAAGCCAGGAAAACTGCGCCGCATCTCGGTCTCGGAATCAACTGAATCTGCAGCATCCACATCTGACGAGCTGCCAACAGAAGTCTGCAAGACCTGTAGGACGGATGCAGAACCATGTGATCTCAAAATGTTGGCTTCATCACCGCAGAGAGTAAGCGACGTTTCCCTAGAAGCTGAAAAGACATGTTCAAGTAATAAGCCGTTATTACTTTCGTCGTCGCAGTTGTCTGCTcgagagaagaaaggaaagaaccGCCAACTAAAACATTATAATAAAAGCGTTTTAGAAACTCAAAATGAAAAACTCCAATATTCATGGGCAAAATACCACAAGAAAAGGCACACAGATGACCTCGCCGACGACGGCGATGACTGCGACGAACTGTTTTTGAAAAGTTTAATGGTCCACattaaaaaaattccagaatgtaaaaaattattgtttagGAATAGGATCAATGAGGTAGTACAAGAGTTTGCTTATCCAAATCAACCAACATCCCACATAACAGAGTAGTGTCCCTCTACTCATATTCTACTAGTTGACTTgtaattaataattacagtttgttaACATGTTTTCTTGTTACTTGGGCGCTTCCATAAATTCACTGGTAACTATTTTGGTAGTTCTTTGATGAAATTTTGAACGTTTCAATTTTTATATTTATCGGAAAACAATGTGAAATAAAGAATAACTACAGAATTATTTCAGTACTGATTTCATTTACCTTACTGGTATTACTAGTTTTTCTTCTGGCTTTCTATGCTAATTACACCATATTTCCATCTGTCAATATTCAACAATCTGCGAAATGTAGTTAAATGCTTCTATCATCATCCTCATATACTGGAAAACAGCCCCTGATTTTCTCTCGACCTTATCCGAAGCCAACAATTTCATGTATTCCTGTTCTTTTCCCCTCAAATTTAAGGAAGACGTTGTctaaaaaataaaattcttcttcGGGTATAAGGATTACTGAGAGCACAACTTTATACCCGTCCTGGTACATCTGCACACTGGCAGGTGGGATCACCTGCATTATCCGTGCGCACCTGCAGGCgcatacacactgacggaaaaggaATCgaaacactaagaaggagttgtgcggcgTAAA
Proteins encoded in this window:
- the LOC124802995 gene encoding uncharacterized protein LOC124802995, whose amino-acid sequence is MRDKMVDLEALIALVYERSAIWDRESRNHSKRHVVEKCWAEISSEMKTDETVLRKKWKYLRDQFAVELGRKPASRWPYLHLLMFLEDFVKVRKPGKLRRISVSESTESAASTSDELPTEVCKTCRTDAEPCDLKMLASSPQRVSDVSLEAEKTCSSNKPLLLSSSQLSAREKKGKNRQLKHYNKSVLETQNEKLQYSWAKYHKKRHTDDLADDGDDCDELFLKSLMVHIKKIPECKKLLFRNRINEVVQEFAYPNQPTSHITE